Genomic segment of Syntrophorhabdaceae bacterium:
GCAAAGGGACGCTCTGGGCACGAGGATCCTGCACATCGATTTCTTCCAGGTTTCCATGGAAAAGATGGTCGAGGTCGAGGTTCCTATCCATCTGAAGGGCAAGGCCAAGGGCGAGGTTCTGGGCGGTATCGTGGATGTCCATCTGAGGTCCATCAAGCTTGAATGCCTTCCCGGTCAGATCCCGGAAGAGATCTCCGTGGATATCACGGAACTCAATATCGGTGACTCCGTGCATGTCAGCGACATCTCCCTGCCTGGGGTGAAAATGGTCGAGCACGGCGATATCGCCATCTTGAGCATCATACCTCCTGCGGTTGAAGAGAAGGTCGTCGTGCAGGAAGTGGCCGAGGTTGCCGAAGTGAAGGAGAAGGAGAAGGAGGAGTAACGTTCCTTGCATCTACTATGTGGGCTTGGCAACAAGGGCTCCGATTACGCCTTTACGCGGCATAATATTGGTTATCTTGTCATAGACCGTTTCTCAGAGCGTTTCAAGATACCCGTCAAGAAGAAAGATTCGGGTTGCAGGATCGGGTCGAAAGAAGACCTGATCCTTGCAAAACCCGATACGTACATGAACCTGTCCGGCGGTCCCGTGGCCAGGCTGGCCGGGAAATTCAAAGTGTCCCCCGATCGTATGATCGTCATACACGACGACATGGACATGGAATTTGGCAAGATGCGGATCCGTTCCGGCGGAAGGGACGGGGGTCACAAGGGCGTTCGTTCCGTCATCGAGAGCGTCGGCGGCGTGGACTTCTGGCGTCTTAAGATAGGCATAGGAAGGAATCCATCCATGGCTGCCGAGGAATACGTACTGGCGCGGTTCGATGGAGATGAGACCCGGGAACTCGCGGATATCATCGATATCGCCTGCGACGCCTTAAAGGTTTTTGTCTTCGAAGGCGGCCCAAAGGCGATGAGTCTCTACAACAGGCGCGGACCGGAGTGAGACAGGGGCGATGAGCTTTTCGTGCGGCTTCGTAGGTCTTCCCAATTCAGGCAAATCAACCATCTTCAATGCACTCACCGCACTGGCGGTGCCCTGCCAGCCTTATCCCTTTTGCACCATCGATCCCAACGTGGGCGTTGTCCCTGTTCCCGATGGCCGGCTGTTCGGCCTGGCCGATCTCCTCAAGCCTGAAAAAGTGACGCAGACAACCATCGAATTCGTCGATATCGCAGGTCTCATCAAGGACGCGCACAAAGGGGAGGGACTGGGAAACAGGTTTCTTTCCCACATCAGGAATGTGGACGCAATTGGCCATGTCATCCGTGCATTCAACTCCGGTCAGGTACCCCACGTGTATGCCGATATCGATCCCGCGCGAGACATGGATATTGTCGAGACGGAGATCATCATTTCCGACCTGGAGATCGTTGAAGACCGC
This window contains:
- a CDS encoding 50S ribosomal protein L25, with product MEQVLIKADRRTATGKGVARKTRSAGKIPAVLYGGSVEPVSITISAKDWDSITRHMKRNVILDMEIHGGDAVENRPVMVKEVQRDALGTRILHIDFFQVSMEKMVEVEVPIHLKGKAKGEVLGGIVDVHLRSIKLECLPGQIPEEISVDITELNIGDSVHVSDISLPGVKMVEHGDIAILSIIPPAVEEKVVVQEVAEVAEVKEKEKEE
- the pth gene encoding aminoacyl-tRNA hydrolase, with the protein product MHLLCGLGNKGSDYAFTRHNIGYLVIDRFSERFKIPVKKKDSGCRIGSKEDLILAKPDTYMNLSGGPVARLAGKFKVSPDRMIVIHDDMDMEFGKMRIRSGGRDGGHKGVRSVIESVGGVDFWRLKIGIGRNPSMAAEEYVLARFDGDETRELADIIDIACDALKVFVFEGGPKAMSLYNRRGPE